From one Eriocheir sinensis breed Jianghai 21 chromosome 60, ASM2467909v1, whole genome shotgun sequence genomic stretch:
- the LOC126985610 gene encoding titin-like — translation MPGLCSGGHSVFNPRAVFCHTTASLLNFINFHSIIMNVFVVGTILILLGLGPIAESTGGVGGLPGLPDNNPRCAALVEAAKAEYRKLYAAGLKDAPNLMDLILTSLGIASNNTFKTIERKVFNNTDEMGHETGKKTVVEKTTETDVAPNGTVSKTSETTVDIDEDGKQSGEKSVTEKETMTGHTPNNGTIAQTVDVRKVMDEAGNEIKEEVVIKKELIVQPPTNTTDANLIVPKVGADDKGNNKTELKLGGSGKSDGLLNVERTEEIKEIMPGNMTNEVLVKQKEEQLSPQESTIVTSVERKNVTEKDDGLLNVERTEEIKEILPGNITNEVLVKQKEEQLSPQESTIVTSVERKNVTEKGDGKDVEKETVIQKEVEKNVCDSDIKEVRNEKHLNETIEDLKHQVDDVKNKIKEEKAKAEETNATRSLFEPSAAPIIQEGKVVEKIVPAVTPAKVVEKIPPTVTEGKVPVVKEEKVVEQAAPSATEEIVSVSKEQEEVPVVAEEKKVIEKIHPAMTEGKVPVVPQQEVVEKVAPSPTEEKVHVVTQERAIEQNAPQERVIEQAVPQERAIEQVAPQERVIEQAVPQERVIEQVTPQERVTEEVAPQERAIEQAVPQERVIEQNAPQERAIEQDQCHVSPSLLDIPKGECHQQE, via the exons atgcccggtctgtgttccggaggccattctgtttttaATCCCAGAGCGGTTTTCTGCCACACAACCGCAAGtcttcttaatttcataaacTTTCATTCAATAATCATGAACGTTTTCGTTGTCGGGACGATCCTCATCTTGTTGGGCTTGGGGCCCATCGCTGAAAGTACCGGCGGGGTAGGGGGGCTCCCGGGGCTCCCAGACAACAACCCGCGATGTGCCGCCCTGGTGGAGGCGGCCAAGGCCGAGTACCGAAAACTGTACGCGGCGGGACTGAAAGATGCACCAAATTTGATGGATCTGATCCTGACAAGTTTGGGGATTGCTTCAAATAACACCTTTAAGACCATAGAAAGAAAAGTCTTTAATAATACCGATGAAATGGGGCATGAAACCGGAAAAAAGACAGTCGTTGAGAAGACGACAGAGACTGACGTAGCACCCAACGGAACTGTATCAAAGACTTCCGAAACCACGGTCGATATAGATGAGGACGGCAAACAAAGTGGTGAAAAATCTGTTACCGAAAAAGAAACCATGACAGGACATACTCCAAACAATGGGACCATAGCACAGACGGTGGACGTTAGAAAGGTAATGGACGAAGCGggtaatgaaataaaggaggaagttgtTATTAAGAAGGAATTAATAGTACAACCTCCTACCAATACGACTGACGCAAATCTTATCGTTCCAAAAGTAGGGGCGGACGACAAAGGTAATAACAAAACCGAATTAAAACTTGGTGGCTCAGGAAAGAGCGATGGACTTCTGAATGTAGAACGAactgaggaaataaaggagattaTGCCCGGCAATATGACGAATGAAGTTTTagtaaaacagaaggaagaacaactttctccacaggaaagcactattgtgacatctgtggaaaggaagaatgttacagaaaaggaTGATGGACTTCTGAATGTAGAACGAactgaggaaataaaggagattttgcccggcaatataacgaatgaagttttagtaaaacagaaggaagaacaaCTTTCTCCACAGGAAAGCACTATTGTAACatctgtggaaaggaagaatgttacagaaaagggtgatggaaaagatgtcgagaaagaaactgtaattcaaaaagaagtcgaaaagaatgtgtgtgatagcgacatcaaagaggttcgtaacgaaaaacatcttaatgaaacaattgaagacttgaaacaccaagttgatgacgtgaaaaacaagattaaggaagaaaaagcaaaggctgAAGAAACAAATGCTACGCGTAGCCTATTCGAACCAAGTGCTGCCCCTATCATTCAAGAAGGTAAAGTCGTTGAAAAGATAGTCCCTGCTGTGACGCCGGCGAAGGTTGTTGAAAAGATTCCCCCTACggtgacggaaggaaaagtccccgttgttaaagaagagaaggttgttgagcaggctgccccttcggcgACAGAAGAGATCGTAAGTGTCTCTAAGGAGcaagaagaagtccctgttgtggcagaagagaagaaggttattgaaaagattcaCCCTGCGatgacggaaggaaaagtcccggtagtccctcaacaggaggttgttgaaaaagtTGCCCCGTCGCCGACAGAGGAAAAAGTTcatgttgtgacacaagaaagggctattgagcagaatgccccacaagaaagggttattgaacaggctgtcccacaagaaagggctattgaacag gttgccccacaagaaagggttattgaacaggctgtcccacaagaaagagTTATTGAACAG gtTACCCCACAAGAAAGAGTTACTGAAGaggttgccccacaagaaagggctattgaacaggctgtcccacaagaaagggttattgagcagaatgccccacaagaaagggctattgaacag GACCAGTGCcacgtctctccttccctcctcgacATCCCTAAAGGTGAGTGCCATCAACAGGAGTGA
- the LOC126985611 gene encoding uncharacterized protein LOC126985611: MLLGQDLPGPLPTYASYRVLVATWMVFSLVLGTVYRGNLTAAMTLPKYPKRIETVQELVKGVDRINMPPYGADHKESYKRSGSRVLRAVGELIQIVETIEGIGRALKNRREAHADDLHYLQQVTTQDYTSRGGKELLYVGKQNIFASPSAWPVPHDAPYTDHINHVMLRVIEASMRG, translated from the exons ATGTTACTGGGCCAGGATCTCCCGGGGCCCCTGCCAACCTACGCATCTTACAGGGTCCTGGTGGCGACTTGGATGGTTTTCTCTCTAGTGCTGGGAACGGTCTACCGGGGCAACCTAACAGCCGCCATGACGCTGCCGAAGTACCCGAAGAGGATTGAGACCGTGCAGGAGCTGGTGAAAGGTGTGGACAG AATCAACATGCCACCGTACGGAGCTGACCACAAGGAGTCGTACAAGCGGTCGGGGTCACGGGTGCTGAGGGCGGTGGGGGAGCTCATCCAGATTGTTGAGACCATTGAGGGGATCGGCAGAGCCCTCAAGAACAG GAGGGAGGCACACGCAGACGACCTCCACTACCTCCAGCAAGTGACGACGCAGGACTATACGAGCAGGGGCGGGAAGGAGCTCTTGTACGTGGGTAAACAGAACATCTTCGCAAGCCCCTCTGCCTGGCCCGTCCCGCACGATGCCCCCTACACCGACCATATAAACCACGTGATGCTGCGTGTGATCGAGGCGAGTATGCGAGGGTGA